Proteins encoded together in one uncultured Desulfosarcina sp. window:
- the qmoC gene encoding quinone-interacting membrane-bound oxidoreductase complex subunit QmoC, whose product MADSYLVDPDVGFINEVIRLGGADVKKCYQCATCSVACPISPDTKPFPRKEMIATSWGLKDKLIGNGDVWLCHNCGDCSTLCPRGAKPGDVLAAVRAATVIEYATPKALAKMVSDPKKLPILLAIPAVIFIVLGLLLKMVGVDWLNFAPSGDHLWQADYIANYLVDIIMIPTFTAAILVFALGLKRFIADMHANALAEGKTDKETIDPAGFVQALIRVVPTILKHNKFTECSENRERSTAHMMVLFGFIGLFIVTGCFFAAEWVFHIEGPYQQINPIKWLGNIAGIALVIGGLLMLKNRLAKKDQISSYWDWYLVGLVLGLGATGMLTEMVRLGGMYSLSALIYFLHLILVWSLFAYTPFSKLAHIAYRTVAMAYQEYSGRK is encoded by the coding sequence ATGGCGGATTCATATCTGGTTGATCCCGATGTGGGATTTATCAACGAAGTGATCAGATTGGGCGGCGCCGATGTCAAGAAATGTTATCAATGTGCCACCTGTTCGGTGGCCTGCCCGATTTCACCGGATACCAAACCGTTTCCCCGCAAAGAGATGATTGCCACATCCTGGGGGTTGAAAGACAAGCTAATCGGCAACGGCGACGTCTGGCTGTGCCATAATTGTGGCGACTGTTCCACCCTGTGCCCCCGCGGCGCCAAGCCCGGCGATGTGCTGGCGGCGGTCCGTGCGGCCACGGTTATCGAATATGCCACACCCAAGGCCCTCGCGAAAATGGTCAGCGACCCCAAAAAGCTGCCCATCCTGCTGGCCATCCCGGCGGTTATTTTCATCGTTCTGGGACTGCTGCTCAAAATGGTGGGCGTGGACTGGCTCAACTTTGCGCCCAGCGGTGATCACCTGTGGCAGGCGGATTACATCGCCAACTATCTGGTGGACATCATCATGATCCCCACCTTTACAGCGGCAATCCTGGTTTTTGCCTTGGGGTTGAAACGCTTCATCGCCGACATGCACGCCAACGCCCTTGCCGAGGGCAAGACCGACAAGGAAACCATCGATCCGGCCGGCTTCGTCCAGGCCCTGATTCGGGTTGTGCCGACAATTCTCAAACATAACAAGTTCACCGAGTGCAGCGAGAACCGGGAGCGCTCCACGGCCCACATGATGGTGCTTTTCGGCTTCATCGGTCTGTTCATCGTCACCGGCTGCTTTTTCGCCGCCGAGTGGGTGTTTCACATCGAAGGGCCCTACCAGCAGATCAACCCGATCAAATGGCTGGGCAATATCGCCGGTATCGCCCTGGTGATCGGCGGCCTGCTGATGCTGAAAAACCGACTGGCCAAAAAGGACCAGATCTCCAGCTACTGGGACTGGTACCTGGTCGGGTTGGTGCTCGGCCTTGGTGCTACGGGCATGCTGACCGAGATGGTTCGTCTGGGTGGGATGTACAGCCTGTCGGCGCTTATCTATTTTCTGCACCTGATTCTGGTGTGGAGCCTGTTTGCCTATACGCCCTTTTCCAAGCTGGCCCATATTGCTTACCGCACGGTGGCCATGGCGTATCAGGAGTATAGCGGAAGAAAATAA
- a CDS encoding flavodoxin family protein yields the protein MQITTLLGSAKKKGNTATILGWVEQELETLGHSVERIYLHNKTIGGCMGCAKCRQTPDAIACVQEDDAPAILDRMIASDAVLYASPVYFWEFTSQIKRLIDRSFSLVTNYHQPGHTSLMAGKRIGLLVTGGGAYENNAEGLFTAFDRIVDFLLAQKKGELYVGECSIPAELPERVQEQAKGLARSLVS from the coding sequence ATGCAGATTACCACACTTTTAGGCAGCGCCAAAAAGAAAGGCAACACGGCCACGATTCTGGGCTGGGTGGAACAGGAACTTGAAACTCTTGGTCATTCGGTGGAACGGATCTACCTGCACAATAAAACCATCGGGGGGTGCATGGGATGCGCTAAATGCAGGCAAACCCCCGACGCCATCGCCTGCGTTCAGGAGGACGACGCCCCGGCCATCCTGGATCGTATGATAGCCTCCGATGCGGTCCTCTATGCATCGCCGGTCTATTTTTGGGAGTTTACCTCTCAGATCAAGCGGCTGATCGACCGCAGTTTCTCCCTGGTAACCAATTACCACCAACCCGGACATACGTCGTTGATGGCCGGCAAGCGGATCGGGCTGCTGGTCACCGGCGGGGGGGCGTATGAAAACAATGCCGAAGGGTTGTTCACCGCATTTGATCGGATTGTGGACTTTCTGCTGGCCCAAAAAAAAGGGGAGTTGTATGTGGGCGAGTGCAGCATTCCGGCCGAACTGCCGGAAAGGGTTCAGGAGCAGGCAAAGGGCCTGGCAAGGTCTCTGGTTTCATAG
- a CDS encoding aminotransferase class I/II-fold pyridoxal phosphate-dependent enzyme, translated as MKLKPFRLERYFAKHEFSAPYILCASDCESMALEELLAMEADARDQFSSLWLGYTESLGHPELRQAIAALYERVAAEQVLVHAGAEEAIFNFMNVALEPGDHLIVHAPCYQSLGDVARGIGAEVTEWRAEPHNGWRIDLDDLKRSLTDRTKVVVVNLPHNPTGFLADSDFMHELSALSERHGFIVFSDEVYRGLELNPADRLPAMADVNERAVSLGVMSKTYGLAGLRVGWIATHNDSLFQQMAAFKDYTTICTSAPSEFLATLALRHADAIARRNLEIIHQNLDRLDQFFDAHADWFDWQRPKAGSIAFPLLREGSADTFCEDLVQKAGVLLLPGSLYGPNYNAFRVGFGRRNLPEALEKFEDYLIL; from the coding sequence ATGAAGCTGAAACCCTTTCGTCTGGAACGCTATTTCGCCAAACATGAGTTCTCGGCCCCTTATATTCTCTGTGCCTCGGACTGCGAAAGCATGGCGCTGGAGGAACTGCTGGCAATGGAGGCCGACGCCCGCGATCAATTTTCCTCGCTTTGGCTCGGTTACACGGAATCCTTGGGTCATCCGGAGCTGAGGCAGGCCATCGCCGCCCTTTATGAACGGGTCGCCGCCGAACAGGTGCTGGTGCATGCAGGTGCCGAAGAGGCCATCTTCAACTTCATGAATGTCGCCCTGGAGCCCGGAGACCATCTCATCGTCCATGCGCCCTGCTACCAATCCCTCGGCGACGTGGCTCGCGGAATCGGTGCCGAGGTGACCGAGTGGCGGGCAGAACCGCACAACGGGTGGCGCATCGATCTCGACGATTTGAAAAGAAGCCTGACCGACCGTACGAAAGTGGTCGTGGTTAATCTGCCCCATAATCCCACCGGCTTTCTGGCGGACAGCGATTTTATGCATGAATTGTCGGCGCTTTCCGAACGGCATGGCTTTATCGTCTTTTCGGACGAAGTCTACCGGGGCCTAGAGTTGAATCCTGCCGACCGCCTGCCGGCCATGGCCGACGTGAACGAACGGGCGGTGTCTCTGGGGGTGATGTCCAAAACCTACGGCCTGGCCGGCCTGCGCGTCGGCTGGATCGCTACCCATAACGACTCGCTTTTCCAGCAAATGGCCGCGTTCAAGGATTACACCACCATCTGCACCAGCGCCCCCAGCGAGTTTCTGGCCACCCTGGCATTGCGGCACGCCGACGCCATTGCCCGGCGCAACCTGGAGATTATCCACCAGAACCTGGATCGGCTGGACCAGTTTTTCGATGCCCATGCGGATTGGTTTGACTGGCAGCGGCCAAAGGCGGGGTCCATTGCCTTTCCCCTGCTGCGAGAAGGATCGGCGGATACCTTTTGCGAAGATCTGGTCCAAAAAGCCGGCGTGCTGCTGCTTCCTGGCAGCCTTTACGGCCCGAATTACAATGCCTTCCGGGTGGGTTTCGGCCGCAGGAATTTACCCGAGGCCTTGGAGAAGTTCGAAGACTATCTCATTCTTTAG
- a CDS encoding acyl-CoA dehydratase activase, whose translation MITVGIDVGSISAKAALVTDNQLVGSRVILTGYNARNAGEKVFKELLAALDIRTDTVDRIVATGYGRNSVDLADRAVTEITCHAAGAHFQDPDVRCVIDIGGQDSKAIALDKNGRVVDFAMNDKCAAGTGRFLEVMARALEVDLDAFGEMSLKAGQPAAISSLCTVFAESEVISLIARGEPRENIIAGIHDSIAARVVAMAKRVGIVEPLMMTGGVARNIGVVKALEKKAGCPVRVSAHAQENGAIGAALIAAKE comes from the coding sequence ATGATCACCGTCGGCATCGATGTGGGCTCCATCAGCGCCAAGGCCGCTCTGGTCACGGACAATCAGCTCGTGGGCAGCCGGGTGATTCTCACCGGCTACAACGCCCGCAACGCGGGAGAGAAGGTCTTCAAAGAGCTGCTGGCAGCATTGGATATCCGCACCGACACCGTAGACCGCATCGTGGCTACCGGCTACGGCCGCAACAGCGTTGACCTGGCCGACAGAGCCGTGACCGAAATCACCTGCCATGCTGCCGGAGCCCATTTTCAGGACCCGGACGTGCGCTGCGTCATCGACATCGGAGGGCAGGACAGCAAGGCCATCGCCCTGGACAAAAACGGCCGGGTGGTGGATTTCGCCATGAATGACAAATGCGCTGCCGGGACCGGCCGCTTCCTCGAAGTGATGGCCCGGGCCCTGGAAGTGGACCTGGACGCCTTCGGCGAGATGTCCCTGAAGGCCGGCCAACCGGCCGCCATCAGCAGCCTGTGCACCGTCTTTGCCGAATCCGAAGTGATCTCCCTCATCGCCCGGGGCGAACCCCGCGAGAATATCATTGCCGGTATCCACGACTCCATCGCTGCCCGGGTCGTGGCCATGGCCAAGCGGGTGGGGATCGTCGAACCGCTGATGATGACCGGCGGGGTGGCCAGAAATATCGGTGTGGTGAAGGCGCTGGAGAAAAAGGCCGGTTGTCCGGTGCGCGTTTCCGCCCATGCCCAGGAAAACGGCGCCATCGGCGCGGCGTTGATTGCAGCTAAAGAATGA
- a CDS encoding 2-hydroxyacyl-CoA dehydratase, with protein sequence MGDPEKEKRKIKSVKRMKAIMTDYYIDAKTAEQNNKKVAWITSGGPVEPLIAMDVIPVYPENHGAMIGASKMGVDLCEKAEAMGYASDLCSYARADIACATVDGGPIGGLPRPDMLICCNNICGTVLKWYEVQARYFKVPLFILDTPFIHTEYTQTVHDYVRTQLNEYITFLETHCGKPFDYDRMMEVGRLSIRGQELWQQVLDTTMNRPAPMSAFDAFFHLALIVTLRGTQTVVDYYTELLDEMKTRVAEGIAAVPDERYRLLWDNLPVWYRTRWLSEKFAAHGACLVADTYTSSWCGTLKYLDEKDFLGSMAAGYARIYINIGTDQMADMVVDMVSKYGVDGLVMHSNRSCKPYSLGQYDIQRIVREKCGIPSLVIESDMTDARNFSESQIGTRIDAFMEIIQ encoded by the coding sequence ATGGGTGACCCTGAAAAAGAAAAGCGCAAGATCAAGTCGGTCAAACGTATGAAAGCCATCATGACCGACTACTACATCGACGCCAAAACCGCGGAGCAGAACAACAAGAAAGTGGCCTGGATCACCAGCGGCGGGCCGGTGGAGCCGCTCATTGCCATGGACGTGATTCCGGTTTATCCGGAAAACCACGGCGCCATGATCGGCGCATCCAAGATGGGCGTGGATCTCTGCGAAAAGGCCGAGGCCATGGGCTATGCCAGCGATTTATGCTCCTACGCCCGCGCCGACATCGCCTGCGCCACGGTCGACGGCGGGCCCATCGGCGGACTGCCCCGACCGGACATGCTGATCTGCTGCAACAACATCTGCGGAACGGTGCTCAAGTGGTACGAGGTTCAGGCCCGCTATTTCAAGGTCCCCCTGTTTATCCTGGACACACCCTTCATCCACACCGAGTATACCCAGACGGTTCACGATTACGTGCGGACACAGCTAAACGAGTATATTACTTTTTTGGAAACCCACTGCGGCAAACCCTTCGACTATGACCGCATGATGGAGGTTGGCCGCCTTTCCATAAGAGGCCAGGAACTCTGGCAGCAGGTGCTGGATACCACCATGAACCGGCCGGCGCCGATGAGCGCCTTCGATGCTTTTTTCCACCTGGCCCTGATCGTCACCCTGCGCGGGACCCAAACTGTGGTCGACTATTACACCGAATTGCTCGATGAGATGAAGACCCGGGTTGCCGAGGGCATCGCGGCCGTGCCCGACGAGCGTTACCGCCTGCTGTGGGACAACCTGCCGGTGTGGTACCGCACCCGCTGGCTGTCCGAGAAGTTTGCCGCCCACGGCGCCTGCCTGGTGGCGGACACCTATACCTCCTCCTGGTGCGGCACCCTCAAATATCTGGACGAAAAGGATTTCCTGGGTTCCATGGCCGCCGGCTACGCACGCATCTACATCAATATCGGCACCGACCAAATGGCCGATATGGTGGTGGACATGGTAAGCAAATACGGGGTTGACGGACTGGTGATGCATTCCAACCGCAGCTGCAAGCCTTACAGCTTGGGCCAGTACGACATCCAGCGCATCGTGCGGGAAAAGTGCGGCATCCCCTCGCTGGTGATCGAATCGGATATGACCGATGCCCGCAATTTTTCGGAAAGCCAGATTGGGACTCGCATCGATGCGTTTATGGAGATAATTCAATGA
- a CDS encoding IS110 family transposase, translated as MPDCPVFVGIDVSKDNLDVHLLPENKQYRFVYEPKKIKALIKMLKKHTPRLIVMEASGGYEISVALSVADAKLPLAVVNPRQVRDYARAIGQLAKTDAIDAYVIARFAQDVRPEVRDQLTFNQLKLKELISRRQQLIAMRTAEKNRLARVFSDPVINGIKAVIATLDAQIKSIDEQMNHEIKNNPTWRQKVDLITSVPGIGKTTAYTLLFALPELGKLNRREIAALVGVAPMNRDSGLMRGKRTITGGRAIVRKALHMPTLSAATRWNEKLNRFYTRLLANGKKHSVALTACMRKLLITLNSMLKNNQTYNPDF; from the coding sequence ATGCCAGATTGCCCTGTTTTTGTTGGTATCGATGTGTCAAAAGACAATCTCGACGTTCATTTGCTGCCGGAAAACAAACAATACCGGTTTGTCTATGAGCCTAAAAAAATCAAAGCATTAATCAAGATGCTGAAAAAGCACACACCCCGTTTAATCGTAATGGAAGCCAGCGGGGGGTATGAAATTAGTGTGGCTCTTTCAGTTGCGGATGCCAAACTCCCATTGGCCGTTGTCAATCCACGTCAAGTCAGAGACTATGCGCGGGCCATTGGACAACTTGCCAAAACTGATGCGATCGATGCGTATGTCATCGCACGGTTTGCTCAAGACGTTCGGCCTGAAGTTCGGGATCAGTTAACCTTCAACCAACTTAAACTCAAAGAACTCATCTCCAGGCGACAACAACTCATTGCCATGCGTACTGCTGAAAAAAACCGCCTGGCACGCGTTTTTTCCGATCCGGTAATCAATGGGATTAAAGCCGTCATCGCCACGTTGGATGCTCAGATTAAAAGCATTGATGAGCAAATGAACCATGAAATCAAAAACAATCCGACTTGGCGCCAGAAGGTTGACCTGATTACGTCGGTTCCAGGCATCGGAAAAACAACCGCATATACACTGTTGTTTGCTCTTCCAGAACTTGGGAAGTTAAACCGTCGAGAGATAGCCGCTTTAGTCGGTGTTGCCCCCATGAACCGCGATAGCGGATTGATGAGAGGGAAGCGTACCATAACCGGTGGTCGAGCTATTGTGCGCAAAGCATTACACATGCCGACATTGTCAGCTGCAACCAGATGGAATGAAAAGCTAAATCGCTTTTATACCAGACTGCTGGCCAATGGAAAAAAGCATAGTGTGGCCTTGACCGCCTGTATGCGAAAGCTTCTGATCACGCTAAACAGTATGTTAAAGAACAATCAAACTTATAATCCAGACTTCTAG
- a CDS encoding 2-hydroxyacyl-CoA dehydratase family protein — protein sequence MKDLAVLKAVAADPGNYARQWKAETSGKVVGTFCSYAPEELILAGGALAFRVVGGSGGTSSADAHLQSYSCSLVRGALADALDGRLDFLDGAIFPHTCDSIQRLSDIWRMNAPTGFHLDVVLPVKLNTDSARQYMTQVLGDAHTQLASLLDRSITDADLHRAIDVYNDIRRTMQRLYELRSERPGIVSGSDVHAIVRASMVMDRREFLERLTRVVAHLEGQEPGPPAGKRIFLSGGVCNLPDVYSIVEAAGGWVVADDLCTGSRGLTGRIDTAGNPIAAISERYAKRAICPAKHTGITSRGDELVRLAKKEQANGVIFVFLKFCDPHAFDYPYLKGMLDDAGIPSLLVELEEQNVSQGQLQTRCEAFIEML from the coding sequence ATGAAAGATCTGGCCGTCCTGAAAGCCGTTGCCGCCGATCCCGGAAACTATGCCCGCCAATGGAAGGCAGAAACCAGCGGCAAGGTGGTCGGCACCTTCTGCTCCTACGCTCCCGAGGAATTGATCCTGGCCGGAGGGGCGCTGGCCTTTCGTGTTGTCGGCGGAAGCGGCGGGACTTCGAGCGCCGACGCCCACCTCCAGTCTTACAGCTGCAGTCTGGTGCGCGGCGCATTGGCGGACGCCTTGGACGGGCGGCTTGACTTTCTCGACGGCGCCATTTTCCCCCATACCTGCGACTCCATTCAACGCCTGTCGGACATCTGGCGCATGAACGCCCCCACCGGTTTTCACCTAGACGTGGTGCTGCCGGTGAAACTCAACACCGACAGCGCCCGGCAATACATGACCCAGGTCCTTGGCGATGCGCACACCCAACTGGCGTCGCTGCTGGACCGATCCATCACCGATGCCGATCTGCATCGGGCCATCGACGTGTACAATGACATTCGCAGGACCATGCAGCGGTTGTACGAACTGCGGTCCGAGCGGCCGGGGATCGTTTCGGGCAGCGACGTGCATGCCATCGTGCGGGCATCCATGGTCATGGATCGCAGGGAATTTCTGGAGCGCCTGACGCGGGTGGTGGCGCATCTGGAAGGGCAGGAACCAGGCCCACCTGCCGGCAAACGCATCTTTTTGTCCGGCGGGGTCTGCAACCTGCCTGACGTGTATAGCATCGTCGAAGCCGCTGGTGGATGGGTCGTTGCCGACGACCTGTGTACCGGATCACGGGGGCTGACCGGCCGGATCGATACCGCCGGCAACCCCATCGCCGCCATTTCAGAACGGTACGCAAAGCGGGCCATCTGCCCGGCCAAGCATACCGGCATCACCAGTCGGGGTGACGAACTGGTCCGCCTCGCCAAAAAAGAACAGGCCAACGGGGTCATTTTTGTTTTCCTCAAGTTCTGCGACCCGCATGCGTTCGATTACCCCTACCTCAAAGGCATGCTCGATGACGCCGGCATTCCCAGCCTGCTGGTGGAACTGGAGGAGCAGAATGTTTCCCAGGGGCAGCTTCAAACAAGGTGTGAGGCATTTATTGAGATGCTGTAG
- a CDS encoding TetR/AcrR family transcriptional regulator, with the protein MAKRNTLNKLKQQERQIREDLIIDAARAVFGTKTYDQVSMNEIAKAAGIAKSSIYTYFPNQETLFVETAFRDTERFIASLQRRVQQADGLSLKTFIDDYLDYNVEHDAHWRMITHFALHGNIGEASAEKLNRLSVAVMDLLETVLEKIGCRENNRLLAHTLFAALSGIMISFRKYPGRTETERIAHMKRIAGMVERMLTAFIEPEATTE; encoded by the coding sequence ATGGCCAAACGAAACACACTGAACAAACTCAAGCAGCAGGAACGGCAAATCCGCGAGGATTTGATCATCGATGCCGCCCGGGCCGTATTCGGCACCAAAACCTACGACCAGGTCAGCATGAACGAGATCGCCAAAGCGGCCGGGATTGCCAAGTCTTCCATCTACACCTATTTTCCCAACCAGGAAACCCTGTTCGTGGAAACCGCCTTTCGGGATACCGAAAGATTTATCGCTTCCCTCCAGCGGCGGGTACAGCAGGCAGATGGACTTTCCCTGAAGACGTTCATCGACGACTACCTGGACTACAACGTCGAACACGATGCCCACTGGCGCATGATCACCCATTTCGCCCTGCACGGAAACATCGGTGAAGCCTCGGCCGAAAAACTCAATCGCCTGTCCGTCGCGGTCATGGACCTGCTTGAAACCGTTCTGGAAAAAATCGGCTGCCGTGAGAACAACCGGCTTCTGGCCCACACCCTGTTCGCCGCCCTGAGCGGTATCATGATCAGTTTTCGCAAGTACCCGGGGCGCACTGAAACCGAACGCATCGCCCACATGAAGCGCATCGCCGGGATGGTGGAACGGATGCTGACGGCGTTTATCGAACCAGAGGCAACAACTGAATAA
- a CDS encoding LysE family translocator → MFGIHDFSLFVVSCILLNITPGQDTMYIIGRSMAQGRQAGIMSVLGIMTGVLVHTLLAALGLSVILATSSLAFTVVKIAGAAYLIWIGIGFMMSRTDPEQSSDVPATPPDAWKIFKQGVLTNVLNPKVALFFLSFLPQFVLPGTQPVFLPFLVLGLAFFTTGSIWCLVLATGAAWLSDRFRRYRSAGGLLKKCTGLLFVALGIRLAFSQAR, encoded by the coding sequence ATGTTCGGTATTCACGATTTCTCGCTTTTCGTGGTCTCCTGCATCCTGCTCAACATCACCCCCGGGCAGGACACCATGTACATTATCGGACGCAGCATGGCCCAGGGCCGGCAGGCCGGGATCATGTCGGTCCTGGGAATCATGACCGGTGTGCTGGTCCACACCCTGCTGGCGGCCCTGGGCTTGTCGGTGATCCTGGCCACCTCGTCCCTGGCTTTTACCGTTGTCAAGATTGCCGGAGCCGCCTATCTGATCTGGATCGGCATAGGATTTATGATGTCCCGCACGGACCCTGAGCAATCGTCCGATGTGCCGGCAACGCCGCCGGATGCCTGGAAGATCTTCAAGCAGGGTGTGCTCACCAATGTTCTCAACCCCAAGGTTGCCCTGTTTTTCCTCTCTTTTTTGCCGCAGTTCGTCCTCCCTGGGACGCAGCCGGTCTTCCTGCCGTTTCTGGTGCTGGGCCTTGCTTTTTTCACCACGGGCAGCATCTGGTGCCTGGTTCTGGCCACCGGCGCCGCCTGGTTGTCGGACCGCTTCCGCAGGTATCGTTCCGCCGGCGGTTTATTGAAAAAATGCACCGGTCTGTTGTTTGTGGCCCTGGGCATCCGCCTGGCCTTTTCCCAGGCCCGTTAG
- a CDS encoding thioesterase family protein, producing MPDTLFATLLENITEDKNSYSLRLSPDWMQGRAGFGGLVGALALKAMRSHVVPARKVRSLLIAFVGPVGPEKFTLHAKVLRAGKSVTQVEAKLIQADQVCCTALGSFGEDRDSVIRIQPAACPAMPPPNEAMELPYIEGLTPAFTRHFAYRWALGELPFSGQGGREIGGWIQFREPTDCLTEEWLVALADAWPTPVMGMLSAPAAASTVTWELGFVHLDRDACTQNDWWAFHCAADSAERGYVHERAAIWDPEGRLAAFSRQTTTVFA from the coding sequence ATGCCGGACACATTGTTTGCAACACTTTTGGAAAACATTACCGAAGACAAGAATTCTTATTCTCTGCGACTGTCACCAGACTGGATGCAGGGCCGGGCCGGGTTCGGCGGGCTGGTAGGCGCCCTGGCACTCAAGGCTATGCGCAGCCACGTGGTGCCGGCGCGCAAGGTGCGCAGCCTGCTGATCGCTTTCGTGGGGCCGGTGGGACCGGAAAAATTTACCCTTCACGCCAAGGTGCTGCGCGCGGGGAAATCCGTCACCCAGGTGGAGGCCAAGCTGATCCAGGCAGACCAGGTCTGCTGCACGGCTTTGGGTAGCTTCGGGGAGGATCGGGACTCCGTCATCCGTATCCAGCCGGCTGCCTGCCCGGCCATGCCCCCGCCCAACGAGGCCATGGAACTGCCCTACATCGAAGGCCTCACACCGGCCTTCACCCGCCATTTTGCTTACCGGTGGGCGCTGGGCGAACTGCCGTTTTCCGGTCAGGGTGGCAGGGAAATCGGCGGGTGGATCCAATTTCGCGAGCCCACCGACTGCCTCACCGAAGAATGGCTGGTGGCCCTGGCCGATGCCTGGCCCACACCGGTTATGGGGATGCTGTCAGCCCCGGCGGCCGCCAGCACCGTGACCTGGGAATTGGGGTTCGTTCACCTGGACCGGGACGCCTGTACCCAAAACGACTGGTGGGCATTCCACTGCGCGGCCGACAGTGCGGAGCGGGGCTATGTGCACGAACGCGCTGCCATCTGGGATCCGGAGGGGCGGCTGGCGGCATTCAGCCGGCAAACGACTACTGTTTTCGCTTAG
- a CDS encoding DUF3786 domain-containing protein produces the protein MPAPKNAMEIFRLLDKSNCRDCGEKTCLAFAGAVFQGHRKIEECPKLKPSEIEQFAGSSAGGPSIEDNREAHLEAMKQEIRKIDLVAVAERTGGRFENGRLILKILGKDFSVDARGNIMSDIHVNPWVAAPFFDYVLNGEGVAPTGQWVSFRELKDGKDRYPLFQKRCEEAMKRVADIYTDLFDDIVHLFSGRQVERQFQSDISVVLHPLPKVPVMICYWRPDEGIGSSLNVFFDQTADRNLDIGSVFSLGAGMALMFQKLALRHGFVEAG, from the coding sequence ATGCCTGCCCCCAAAAACGCAATGGAAATCTTTCGACTGCTGGACAAATCCAACTGCCGGGATTGTGGCGAGAAAACCTGCCTGGCGTTTGCCGGCGCGGTTTTTCAGGGACACCGGAAAATCGAGGAGTGCCCCAAATTGAAGCCTTCCGAAATTGAACAATTTGCAGGATCATCGGCCGGCGGCCCCTCCATCGAAGATAACCGCGAAGCGCATCTGGAAGCCATGAAGCAGGAGATTCGGAAAATCGACCTGGTCGCCGTGGCCGAGAGAACCGGCGGGCGGTTTGAAAACGGCCGATTGATTCTCAAAATCCTCGGCAAGGATTTCAGTGTGGACGCCCGGGGCAATATAATGTCGGACATTCACGTCAATCCCTGGGTGGCGGCCCCCTTTTTCGATTACGTTCTCAACGGCGAAGGCGTCGCACCCACCGGCCAATGGGTCTCCTTCCGCGAACTGAAAGACGGCAAGGATCGCTATCCACTGTTCCAGAAACGCTGCGAAGAGGCCATGAAGCGTGTGGCGGACATCTACACCGATCTGTTCGATGATATCGTGCACCTTTTTTCCGGTCGGCAGGTGGAACGCCAGTTTCAGTCGGATATCTCCGTGGTGCTGCACCCTCTGCCGAAAGTACCCGTCATGATCTGTTACTGGCGGCCGGACGAAGGGATCGGCTCCAGCCTCAACGTCTTCTTCGATCAAACAGCCGACCGCAACCTGGATATCGGCTCCGTCTTCTCATTGGGTGCAGGCATGGCCCTGATGTTTCAGAAGCTGGCTTTGCGGCATGGGTTTGTTGAAGCCGGCTGA